In a genomic window of Actinomycetota bacterium:
- a CDS encoding MMPL family transporter: MRVSTQSLARSASRHPGRTVLAWVLAIVLSATLIGSLMGDALTQEATFTNDPEAEQAAALIEDRLRGPRHATEIFIVTSSTVTVDDPAFKNHVEALQLRLQALGPGEVLTVRTFYQSADQSMVSADRRTTIVPAVLAGEPADASDKAHALREVAGQSTTGAFTTRVFGPASLSEDFAKVAEEDLRKGEAVGVMAALVILVVVFGAVVAAVLPILVGIAAITIAVGVVAVVGQLSPFSFFVTNMITMMGLAVGIDYSLFVVSRYREERARGLDKLDAIEAAGATATRAVFFSGMTVVLALVGMLIIPTTIFRSLAAGAIFVVIAAVAASMTLLPAMLGLLGDKVNKLAVRRSSSAGGVGRPGGFWDKVSHAVMARPVVSLVLGVSVMLAAAWSWTDMRTGFAGVSTLPASFESKQAFEALARDFSGGLSSPVEVVIDGPVDDPAVRAGMASVEAAMAGTELFGPSGVEVNDARDLAVISAPIKGDPASRAAVGSITTLRQVAAEAFPAGGPARALVGGETAFNKDFFDLTARYMPVVFVFVLGLSFVLLTVAFRSVIVPIKALLMNLLSVGAAYGLIVLVSQKGVGAGVLGFQQVDVIEAWLPLFLFSVLFGLSMDYHVFLLSRIREQYDLTGDNTSSVAYGLRTTAGIITGAALIMVAVFGGFASGELVMFQQMGFGLAVAVFLDATLVRSVLVPASMKLLGDRNWYLPPWLEWLPKITVEGPHRPEAPPGTRAAEPPMTAASV, encoded by the coding sequence ATGAGGGTGTCCACGCAGTCGCTGGCCCGGTCGGCCAGCCGCCATCCCGGGCGTACAGTCCTGGCCTGGGTGCTGGCCATCGTCCTGTCGGCCACGCTCATCGGGTCGCTGATGGGCGACGCGCTCACCCAGGAAGCGACGTTCACCAACGACCCCGAGGCCGAGCAGGCGGCCGCTCTCATCGAGGACCGGCTGCGGGGCCCCCGCCATGCCACCGAGATCTTCATCGTCACCTCGTCGACCGTCACCGTCGACGACCCCGCCTTCAAGAACCACGTGGAGGCTCTCCAGCTCCGCCTCCAGGCCCTCGGGCCCGGAGAGGTGCTGACCGTGCGGACCTTCTACCAGAGCGCTGACCAGTCCATGGTGTCGGCCGACCGGCGCACGACGATCGTGCCCGCCGTCCTGGCCGGTGAACCGGCCGATGCCAGCGACAAGGCCCACGCCCTGCGAGAGGTAGCGGGGCAGTCGACGACCGGAGCCTTCACCACCCGGGTGTTCGGCCCGGCCTCGCTCAGCGAGGACTTCGCCAAGGTGGCCGAAGAGGACCTGCGCAAGGGCGAGGCGGTCGGCGTCATGGCTGCTCTCGTCATCCTCGTCGTCGTGTTCGGGGCGGTAGTGGCCGCCGTGCTGCCCATCCTGGTGGGGATCGCGGCTATCACCATCGCCGTGGGGGTGGTGGCCGTCGTCGGCCAGCTCAGCCCGTTCTCGTTCTTCGTGACCAACATGATCACGATGATGGGCCTGGCCGTCGGGATCGACTATTCGCTGTTCGTGGTCTCCCGCTACCGGGAGGAGCGCGCCCGGGGGCTCGACAAGCTCGATGCCATCGAGGCGGCCGGGGCCACGGCCACCCGGGCCGTGTTCTTCAGCGGGATGACCGTGGTGCTGGCCCTGGTGGGCATGCTGATCATCCCCACGACGATCTTCCGGAGCCTGGCCGCGGGAGCCATCTTCGTCGTCATCGCGGCCGTGGCCGCCTCCATGACCCTGCTCCCGGCCATGCTCGGGCTGCTGGGCGACAAGGTGAACAAGCTGGCCGTCCGGCGTTCGTCGTCGGCCGGTGGGGTGGGCCGTCCCGGAGGGTTCTGGGACAAGGTCAGCCACGCCGTCATGGCCCGTCCGGTGGTCAGCCTCGTCCTGGGCGTGTCGGTCATGCTGGCCGCCGCCTGGTCGTGGACCGACATGCGCACCGGGTTCGCGGGGGTGAGCACCCTGCCCGCCAGCTTCGAGTCCAAGCAGGCCTTCGAAGCCCTGGCCCGCGACTTCTCGGGTGGCCTGAGCAGCCCCGTCGAGGTCGTCATCGACGGGCCCGTCGACGACCCGGCCGTGCGGGCCGGCATGGCCTCCGTCGAGGCCGCCATGGCCGGCACCGAGTTGTTCGGCCCCAGTGGCGTGGAGGTCAACGACGCTCGCGACCTGGCCGTGATCTCCGCCCCCATCAAGGGCGACCCCGCCTCCAGGGCAGCCGTCGGTTCCATCACGACCCTGCGCCAGGTGGCGGCCGAGGCCTTCCCTGCGGGTGGGCCGGCCCGGGCACTGGTGGGGGGCGAGACGGCGTTCAACAAGGACTTCTTCGACCTCACGGCCCGCTACATGCCGGTCGTGTTCGTGTTCGTGCTCGGCCTGTCGTTCGTGCTGCTGACGGTCGCCTTCCGCTCGGTGATCGTGCCCATCAAGGCCCTACTGATGAACCTGCTGTCGGTTGGGGCGGCCTACGGGCTCATCGTCCTGGTCAGCCAGAAGGGTGTGGGCGCGGGCGTGCTGGGCTTCCAGCAGGTGGACGTCATCGAAGCCTGGCTGCCCCTGTTCCTGTTCTCGGTGCTGTTCGGGTTGTCGATGGACTACCACGTGTTCCTGCTGTCGAGGATCCGCGAGCAATACGACCTGACGGGTGACAACACCAGCTCGGTGGCCTACGGGTTGCGCACGACGGCCGGCATCATCACCGGGGCGGCGCTGATCATGGTGGCCGTGTTCGGTGGTTTCGCCTCGGGGGAGCTGGTCATGTTCCAGCAGATGGGCTTCGGCCTGGCGGTGGCCGTGTTCCTCGACGCCACCCTGGTGCGCTCGGTGCTGGTGCCCGCCAGCATGAAGCTCCTGGGCGACCGCAACTGGTACCTGCCCCCGTGGCTGGAGTGGCTGCCCAAGATCACCGTCGAAGGCCCCCATCGGCCCGAAGCCCCACCGGGCACCCGGGCGGCCGAGCCTCCGATGACGGCTGCCTCGGTCTGA